The following coding sequences are from one Acipenser ruthenus chromosome 7, fAciRut3.2 maternal haplotype, whole genome shotgun sequence window:
- the LOC117414868 gene encoding nucleolar complex protein 3 homolog: MAPRKSKKTAPSFRKLLKTSNIKIENKLKNRQFKQQSIAKKHRKEQKKLKQALNNAATRTPLPLERYKKRHEEEEEEEFEETLPVDMMEDDDLEQMKAMAQKASFLTRDLSSSEPVHARKRKQENVMDKYEKVPRLMQKEQEKELIHLLPIKDKTGIIPQTMEKPVVKKAEKENEDEEDGGDGAEEVNAPKPLPLLTTQELVVLRRKRLEERKVCIAALGSSILSDPSANIKKLKELRSMLVELDPYVAVTVRKLVMVSLMELFKDIVPSYRIRPLTEAEKSTKVKKETQQLREFEEGLVSQYKFYLENLEQTVKDWKQMKKKKSDVVSLKSYKGLAEVAVKCLCELLVALPHFNFHNNIIVMIVPLMNHDCKKISEMSCEAVRKLFKQDKVGQASLGMVKVISGLVKSRNYEVKPEVLKALLCLRVKEVEVKKDADDIAPKKKFMNFKEKRKHLSRMQRKWKKAEDKLEKELLEAEATECKEKKLKLHTETLNIVFLTYFRILKKAQKSILLPCVLEGLAKFAHLINVEFFDDLLIVLHKLVESGDLSYRESLHCIQTAFHVLSGQGDVLNIDPLKFYTHLYKTLLRIHAGTANDDMIIVLQCLDVMLTKRRKQVSVQRALAFIKRLTTLSLQVLPNSTVGILATNRVLMHTFPKSDILLDNESQGSGIYLPELDEPEYCNPQNTSLWELHTLQRHYHPIVRKFAAHLIVGAPSEGSGALNVDLSRKSATDLFEDYSTKGMTFNPPVATPSSKKKEKFTIGDALLDSDLKKQIDSHLEATSIPSDLDFAAQFRKAFI, from the exons ATGGCACCG AGAAAAAGCAAGAAGACAGCACCAAGCTTTCGTAAATTGCTGAAAACCAGCAATATCAAGATTGAAAACAAACTAAAGAACAGGCAGTTCAAGCAGCAAAGCATCGCAAAGAAACACCGGAAGGAGCAGAAGAAGCTCAAGCAAGCTCTCAATAATGCTGCAACCAGAACTCCTCTTCCACTGGAGCGGTACAAGAAAAGGCACG aggaggaggaggaggaggagtttgAGGAAACTCTCCCTGTGGATATGATGGAAGATGATGATCTGGAGCAGATGAAGGCCATGGCTCAAAAGGCCTCATTCTTAACAAGAGACCTTTCCTCCAG TGAGCCAGTCCATGCCAGGAAGCGCAAACAGGAGAACGTGATGGATAAATATGAGAAGGTGCCTAGACTGATGCAGAAGGAGCAGGAAAAAGAGCTTATTCATCTGCTGCCTATCAAAGACAAGACTGGCATTATTCCCCAGACTATGGAGAAACCAG TAGTAAAGAAAGCAGAGAAGGAAAATGAGGATGAAGAAGATGGTGGTGATGGTGCTGAAGAAG tTAATGCGCCCAAGCCTCTTCCATTGCTAACCACACAAGAGCTGGTGGTCCTACGGAGAAAGAGACTAGAGGAGAGAAAGGTTTGCATTGCTGCTCTGGGGTCATCCATTTTGTCAGATCCATCAGCCAAT ATTAAGAAGTTGAAAGAGCTTCGCTCAATGCTGGTAGAGTTGGATCCCTATGTGGCTGTCACAGTTCGAAAGCTAGTGATGGTCTCACTGATGGAGCTCTTTAAGGACATAGTTCCATCTTACAGGATTCGGCCCTTGACTGAAGCAGAAAAGTCTACTAAG GTTAAAAAAGAAACCCAGCAACTACGAGAGTTTGAAGAAGGTTTAGTAAGTCAGTACAAGTTTTACCTTGAGAACTTGGAGCAAACTGTTAAAG ACTGGAAAcagatgaagaaaaagaaaagcgaCGTTGTTTCATTAAAGTCTTACAAAGGTCTGGCTGAAGTAGCCGTGAAGTGTCTTTGTGAGCTCCTGGTGGCTTTGCCTCACTTCAACTTCCACAACAATATCATTGTGATGATTGTACCCCTTATGAATCATGACTGTAAAAAG ATTTCAGAAATGAGCTGTGAAGCAGTTAGGAAGCTTTTTAAACAAGACAAAGTTGGTCAAGCCTCTCTCGGAATGGTTAAAGTGATCTCTGGTCTTGTCAAAAGTAGAAACTATGAGGTCAAACCAGAG gttCTGAAGGCTCTGCTTTGCTTGAGAGTAAAAGAAGTGGAAGTTAAGAAAGATGCAGATGATATTGCCCCCAAAAAGAAATTCATGAACTtcaaagaaaagagaaaacatctCTCACGAATGCAAAGAAAG tggaAGAAAGCGGAAGATAAGTTAGAAAAAGAACTTCTAGAAGCTGAAGCAACAGAATGCAAAGAGAAAAAGCTTAAACTG cacacagagaccctgaacattgtgtttttaacatACTTCAGGATACTGAAGAAAGCTCAGAAGTCAATTCTGCTCCCTTGTGTTTTGGAAGGTCTTGCAAA GTTTGCCCACCTTATTAATGTGGAGTTCTTTGATGATCTGCTGATTGTGCTGCACAAACTCGTTGAATCTGGG GACTTGAGCTACAGGGAAAGCCTTCATTGTATTCAGACTGCCTTTCATGTTCTCTCTGGTCAAG GTGACGTACTGAACATTGACCCACTGAAATTCTACACGCACCTCTACAAAACTCTTCTCAGAATACATGCAG GTACAGCGAATGATGATATGATCATTGTCCTGCAGTGTCTGGACGTCATGCTGACTAAGCGCAGGAAGCAGGTTTCAGTGCAGCGAGCGCTTGCTTTCATCAAACGCCTCACCACGCTCTCTCTACAAGTGTTACCTAATTCAACAGTCGGCATCTTGGCAACAAACAGGGTGCTAATGCAC acaTTCCCCAAGTCCGATATCCTTTTGGATAATGAGTCACAGGGTAGTGGGATATATCTGCCCGAGCTTGATGAACCAGAGTATTGTAATCCTCAGAATACATCTCTGTGGGAGCTGCATACACTTCAG agACACTATCACCCTATTGTGCGGAAGTTTGCAGCTCATCTCATTGTAGGGGCACCAAGCGAGGGGTCAGGAGCCCTTAACGTGGATCTCAGTAGAAA aTCGGCTACTGACCTTTTTGAGGATTACAGTACAAAAGGAATGACATTCAATCCTCCAGTTGCAACACCATCATCAAAGAAAAAG